The following proteins are co-located in the Pseudomonas fluorescens genome:
- a CDS encoding response regulator, which produces MAKNVLVVDDSSSVRQVVGIALKSAGYDVIEASDGRDALGKLTGQKVHLIISDVNMPNMDGITFVKEVKKLANYKFTPIIMLTTESQESKKAEGQAAGAKAWVVKPFQPAQMLAAVSKLILP; this is translated from the coding sequence ATGGCGAAGAATGTATTAGTGGTCGACGACTCCAGCAGTGTGCGGCAGGTGGTCGGTATTGCCTTGAAAAGTGCCGGTTACGACGTGATCGAAGCCAGCGACGGCCGGGATGCCCTGGGCAAGCTCACCGGGCAGAAGGTGCACCTGATCATCAGCGATGTGAACATGCCCAACATGGACGGCATCACCTTCGTCAAGGAGGTCAAGAAGCTGGCCAATTACAAGTTCACGCCTATCATCATGCTGACCACTGAGTCCCAGGAGTCGAAGAAGGCCGAGGGCCAGGCCGCCGGCGCCAAGGCCTGGGTGGTCAAGCCGTTCCAGCCGGCGCAGATGCTGGCAGCGGTGTCCAAACTGATACTGCCTTGA